A genomic region of Microlunatus sagamiharensis contains the following coding sequences:
- the rsmD gene encoding 16S rRNA (guanine(966)-N(2))-methyltransferase RsmD, which produces MSRIIAGSRRGHRLQTPPGDATRPTSDRVREALFSALASWSGTASAPVEESLAGLAVLDLYAGSGAVGLEAASRGAGPVLLVESDARTAGVARRNAGDLGLAASVRTSAVETLARAVADRAYDVVFADPPYALGAERLDAVVADLLAQGWVAPDGLLVLERSSRTPAPTWPGAVGDSWTRAYGETVLHFASVGP; this is translated from the coding sequence GTGAGCCGCATCATCGCCGGCAGCCGGCGGGGTCACCGCCTGCAGACCCCGCCCGGGGACGCGACGCGCCCGACCAGCGACCGGGTGCGCGAGGCGCTGTTCTCGGCCCTGGCCTCGTGGTCGGGCACGGCGTCCGCCCCCGTCGAGGAGTCCCTCGCCGGCCTCGCGGTCCTCGACCTCTACGCCGGCTCCGGGGCGGTCGGGCTCGAGGCGGCGAGCCGGGGTGCGGGTCCGGTGCTGCTGGTCGAGTCCGACGCCCGCACCGCCGGCGTCGCGCGGCGCAACGCCGGCGACCTCGGGCTGGCCGCCTCCGTCCGCACGAGCGCGGTCGAGACGCTGGCCCGCGCCGTGGCCGACCGGGCGTACGACGTGGTCTTCGCCGACCCGCCGTACGCGCTCGGGGCCGAGCGGCTCGACGCCGTGGTCGCCGACCTCCTGGCCCAAGGCTGGGTCGCGCCCGACGGCCTGCTCGTGCTGGAGCGGTCCTCGCGGACGCCCGCCCCGACGTGGCCCGGCGCGGTGGGGGACAGCTGGACGCGTGCGTACGGCGAGACCGTGCTGCACTTCGCTAGCGTCGGCCCATGA
- the rpmF gene encoding 50S ribosomal protein L32 — translation MAVPKRRLSRSNTRSRRSQWKAVAPTLVTCANPACRQKHLPHTACPSCGSYGPRANRRQVLES, via the coding sequence ATGGCTGTCCCGAAGCGGCGTCTGTCGCGCAGCAACACGCGTAGCCGCCGGTCGCAGTGGAAGGCCGTCGCGCCGACCCTCGTGACCTGCGCGAACCCGGCCTGCCGGCAGAAGCACCTGCCGCACACGGCCTGCCCGAGCTGCGGGTCCTACGGCCCCCGCGCCAACCGCCGCCAGGTCCTCGAGTCCTGA
- the dapB gene encoding 4-hydroxy-tetrahydrodipicolinate reductase, producing the protein MKVAVLGARGRMGAEVCRAVEGADDLDLVAALDAGEDRSGAEGADVAVDFTHPDAVMDNLAWCVGHGIGVVVGTTGFTPERLDRVNELLGHHPRVGVLVAANFSVGAVLMMHFAERAAAFYESVEIIELHHPGKADAPSGTAAATAARVAAARTAAGLDAPPDATSSGLEGARGARADGIAVHSVRLRGLVAHQEVLLGSEGETLTIRHDSLDRVSFMPGVLAAVRALPERPGLTVGIESVLGLT; encoded by the coding sequence CTGAAGGTCGCCGTGCTCGGCGCACGAGGTCGGATGGGCGCGGAGGTCTGCCGGGCCGTCGAGGGGGCCGACGACCTCGACCTGGTCGCCGCGCTCGACGCGGGGGAGGACCGGTCGGGCGCCGAGGGTGCCGACGTCGCGGTCGACTTCACCCACCCCGACGCCGTGATGGACAACCTGGCCTGGTGCGTGGGCCACGGCATCGGCGTCGTGGTCGGCACGACCGGTTTCACCCCGGAGCGGCTCGACCGGGTGAACGAGCTGCTCGGCCACCACCCGCGCGTCGGGGTGCTCGTCGCCGCCAACTTCTCGGTGGGGGCAGTGCTGATGATGCACTTCGCCGAGCGGGCGGCCGCCTTCTACGAGAGCGTCGAGATCATCGAGCTGCACCACCCCGGCAAGGCCGACGCGCCGTCGGGCACGGCGGCGGCGACTGCGGCCCGGGTCGCCGCCGCGCGCACGGCGGCCGGCCTGGACGCACCGCCGGACGCGACCTCCTCCGGGCTCGAGGGCGCGCGCGGCGCCCGCGCGGACGGCATCGCCGTGCACAGCGTCCGGCTGCGCGGGCTGGTCGCGCACCAGGAGGTGCTGCTGGGCTCGGAGGGGGAGACGCTGACGATCCGCCACGACTCGCTCGACCGCGTCTCCTTCATGCCGGGGGTGCTGGCCGCGGTCCGTGCCCTGCCCGAGCGGCCCGGCCTGACGGTCGGGATCGAGTCCGTGCTGGGCCTCACGTGA
- the rpmB gene encoding 50S ribosomal protein L28, translating into MAAVCDICNKTPGFGHNKPWSKKKTNRRWDPNIQTVRAAVSGRAKRVNACTSCIKAGKVAAG; encoded by the coding sequence GTGGCTGCGGTGTGCGACATCTGCAACAAGACCCCCGGCTTCGGCCACAACAAGCCGTGGTCGAAGAAGAAGACCAACCGGCGGTGGGACCCGAACATCCAGACCGTCCGCGCCGCGGTGTCGGGCCGCGCCAAGCGCGTGAACGCCTGCACCTCGTGCATCAAGGCCGGCAAGGTCGCCGCGGGCTGA
- a CDS encoding ATP-dependent DNA helicase RecG has translation MAGRSRTGRSGAEASATDVRPADAAWRTPTFRRLDARLDTVVGGRTATQLEGLRVRTVGDLLHLVPRRYFAGTELSDLSTLEPDEEVAVLAEVRSVRAHNLPSAGQHTGRKPRLEVVVTDRRGYLTLTFFGAPHLIRYWEKDLRVGARGLFAGKVRIFNNAFQLSHPDFVILGDDGAVIGGAARNEDMAAIAGSALVPIYPQTGKLRTWTIGSCVGLALGSVEGLPDPLPDSVREAAGVVDLGSALRGVHQPTTRDEQHRGLDRLRFDEAFALQLTMARRRADAAAHGAIARPRRPGGLLEAFDARLPFRLTAGQQEIGEELFAELAGTAPMQRLLQGEVGSGKTLVALRAMLAVVDAGGQAALLAPTEVLAAQHRQTIARMLGDLAEGGTLGAAEHSTDVVLLTGSLPAARRRDALARVASGEAGLVVGTHALLSEDVAFADLGLVVVDEQHRFGVEQRAALGAKAVAGSGARPHVLVMTATPIPRSVAMTVFGDLETSTLSELPAGRAEVSTVVVDVRRQPAWVDRAWHRVREEVAAGHQAYVVCARISSTPPPSAAARARALEEGDEAGFEPEDAPPAVAVEDLYAELSAGPLDGLAVEMLHGGLPSEEKDAVMARFAAGETDVLVATTVIEVGVDVPNATVMVICDADRFGISQLHQLRGRIGRGGHTGVCLLLTTAVPGTPARDRLDAVASTRDGFALAEVDLEQRREGDVLGSSQSGRRSSLRLLRVLDDADLIDAARGLAERCVADPELADHPGLADVVTDVERKAAGDWLERT, from the coding sequence GTGGCCGGGCGCAGCAGGACCGGGCGCAGCGGGGCCGAGGCGTCGGCCACCGACGTGCGCCCCGCGGACGCCGCCTGGCGCACCCCCACCTTCCGCCGGCTCGACGCCCGGCTGGACACCGTCGTCGGCGGCCGGACGGCGACCCAGCTCGAGGGCCTGCGGGTCCGGACGGTCGGCGACCTGCTCCACCTCGTCCCGCGTCGCTACTTCGCCGGCACCGAGCTGTCGGACCTCTCGACGCTGGAGCCGGACGAGGAGGTGGCCGTCCTCGCCGAGGTGCGGTCGGTCCGGGCGCACAACCTGCCCTCCGCGGGGCAGCACACCGGGCGCAAGCCCCGCCTCGAGGTGGTCGTCACCGACCGCCGCGGCTACCTGACCCTCACCTTCTTCGGCGCGCCGCACCTCATCCGCTACTGGGAGAAGGACCTCCGGGTCGGGGCGCGCGGGCTGTTCGCGGGCAAGGTGCGCATCTTCAACAACGCCTTCCAGCTGTCGCACCCGGACTTCGTGATCCTCGGCGACGACGGCGCCGTGATCGGCGGCGCCGCCCGCAACGAGGACATGGCCGCGATCGCCGGCAGCGCGCTGGTGCCGATCTACCCCCAGACCGGCAAGCTGCGGACCTGGACCATCGGCTCCTGCGTCGGGCTCGCGCTCGGCTCGGTCGAGGGCCTGCCCGACCCACTGCCGGACAGCGTGCGGGAGGCCGCGGGCGTCGTCGACCTCGGCTCGGCCCTCCGCGGCGTCCACCAGCCCACGACCCGCGACGAGCAGCACCGCGGGCTCGACCGGCTGCGGTTCGACGAGGCCTTCGCGCTGCAGCTCACGATGGCCCGGCGCCGCGCCGACGCCGCCGCTCACGGCGCCATCGCGCGTCCACGGCGACCGGGCGGCCTGCTGGAGGCGTTCGACGCCCGGCTGCCCTTCCGCCTGACCGCGGGCCAGCAGGAGATCGGCGAGGAGCTGTTCGCCGAGCTGGCCGGCACGGCCCCGATGCAGCGCCTGCTGCAGGGCGAGGTCGGCTCGGGCAAGACCCTGGTGGCGCTGCGGGCGATGCTCGCCGTGGTCGACGCCGGTGGCCAGGCCGCCCTGCTCGCCCCCACGGAGGTCCTCGCCGCCCAGCACCGGCAGACCATCGCCCGGATGCTCGGCGACCTCGCCGAGGGCGGGACCCTCGGCGCGGCCGAGCACTCCACCGACGTCGTGCTGCTCACGGGGTCGCTGCCCGCGGCCCGGCGCCGCGACGCGCTGGCCCGGGTCGCCTCGGGCGAGGCCGGCCTGGTCGTCGGGACCCACGCGCTGCTCAGCGAGGACGTGGCCTTCGCCGACCTCGGCCTCGTCGTCGTCGACGAGCAGCACCGCTTCGGCGTGGAGCAGCGGGCCGCCCTGGGGGCCAAGGCCGTCGCGGGCTCCGGCGCCCGGCCGCACGTGCTGGTGATGACGGCGACCCCGATCCCGCGCTCGGTCGCCATGACCGTCTTCGGCGACCTCGAGACCTCGACGCTGAGCGAGCTGCCGGCCGGCCGGGCCGAGGTGAGCACGGTCGTGGTCGACGTCCGCCGCCAGCCCGCCTGGGTCGACCGGGCCTGGCACCGGGTCCGCGAGGAGGTCGCCGCGGGCCACCAGGCGTACGTGGTCTGCGCGCGCATCTCCTCCACGCCCCCGCCTTCGGCGGCGGCGCGGGCCAGGGCGCTCGAGGAGGGCGACGAGGCGGGCTTCGAGCCCGAGGACGCGCCGCCCGCCGTCGCGGTCGAGGACCTCTACGCCGAGCTCTCCGCCGGGCCGCTGGACGGGCTGGCGGTGGAGATGCTGCACGGCGGGCTGCCGAGCGAGGAGAAGGACGCGGTGATGGCCCGCTTCGCCGCGGGGGAGACCGACGTGCTCGTGGCGACCACCGTCATCGAGGTGGGAGTCGACGTCCCCAATGCCACCGTCATGGTCATCTGCGACGCCGACCGCTTCGGCATCTCCCAGCTCCACCAGCTGCGCGGCCGGATCGGCCGCGGCGGCCACACCGGGGTCTGCCTGCTGCTGACCACGGCGGTGCCCGGCACGCCGGCGCGCGACCGGCTCGACGCCGTCGCCTCGACGCGGGACGGCTTCGCCCTCGCCGAGGTCGACCTCGAGCAGCGCCGCGAGGGCGACGTCCTCGGCTCGAGCCAGTCCGGGCGCCGCTCGAGCCTGCGGCTGCTGCGGGTCCTCGACGACGCCGACCTGATCGACGCGGCGCGCGGGCTGGCCGAGCGCTGCGTGGCCGACCCGGAGCTGGCTGACCACCCCGGCCTCGCCGACGTCGTCACCGACGTCGAGCGCAAGGCCGCCGGCGACTGGCTGGAGCGCACGTGA
- a CDS encoding ribonuclease J yields the protein MRVTPLGGLGDIGRNMTVVEHHGQLLIVDCGVLFPEDDHPGVDLILPGFGAIADRLDDVVGLVLTHGHEDHIGAVPYLLKQRPDIPLIGSRLTLALLREKFKEHRLRNTVELVVSDGEQTQVGAFDLEFVAVNHSIPDALAVAISTEAGRILHTGDFKMDQLPLDGRLTDLRAFARLGEAGVDLFLVDSTNAEVPGFTTPERDIAPALDRVFDRSKQRVIVACFASHVHRVQQVLDSAVAHGRKVVYVGRSMVRNMGVARDLGYLKVPANTLIEMRDIEKFQPQDVVIVCTGSQGEPMSALSRMAASEHPVIDLKPNDTVVLASSLIPGNENSVYRVINGLTRLGAKVVHKGNALVHVSGHASAGELLYCYNIVKPRNVMPVHGEARHLVANADLAVQTGVPRKRTILAEDGTVVDLHRGKASVVGKVDAAYIFVDGATVGDISEAALTDRRILGEEGFVSIVAVVDTRTGKVVSGPDIHARGFVEGDTVFDPVRPQIVTALEAALADGTDDTYQLQQVIRRRMGRWVNDTLRRRPMIVPVVIQT from the coding sequence ATGCGCGTGACCCCGCTCGGCGGCCTCGGCGACATCGGCCGGAACATGACCGTGGTCGAGCACCACGGGCAGCTCCTGATCGTCGACTGCGGCGTGCTGTTCCCCGAGGACGACCACCCCGGCGTCGACCTGATCCTGCCCGGCTTCGGCGCGATCGCCGACCGCCTGGACGACGTCGTCGGGCTGGTGCTGACCCACGGGCACGAGGACCACATCGGCGCCGTGCCCTACCTGCTCAAGCAGCGTCCCGACATCCCGCTCATCGGTTCACGGCTGACCCTCGCGCTGCTGCGCGAGAAGTTCAAGGAGCACCGTCTCCGCAACACCGTCGAGCTCGTCGTGAGCGACGGCGAGCAGACGCAGGTCGGGGCGTTCGACCTCGAGTTCGTCGCGGTCAACCACTCGATCCCCGACGCGCTCGCCGTGGCGATCAGCACCGAGGCCGGGCGCATCCTGCACACCGGCGACTTCAAGATGGACCAGCTGCCCCTCGACGGCCGGCTGACGGACCTGCGGGCCTTCGCGCGGCTGGGGGAGGCCGGCGTCGACCTGTTCCTCGTCGACTCGACCAACGCCGAGGTGCCCGGCTTCACCACCCCCGAGCGCGACATCGCCCCCGCGCTGGACCGCGTCTTCGACCGCAGCAAGCAGCGCGTCATCGTCGCGTGCTTCGCCTCGCACGTGCACCGCGTGCAGCAGGTGCTGGACTCCGCCGTGGCCCACGGGCGCAAGGTCGTCTACGTCGGCCGCTCGATGGTGCGCAACATGGGCGTCGCCCGCGACCTCGGCTACCTCAAGGTGCCGGCCAACACGCTCATCGAGATGCGCGACATCGAGAAGTTCCAGCCCCAGGACGTCGTCATCGTCTGCACGGGCTCGCAGGGCGAGCCGATGTCGGCGCTCTCGCGGATGGCCGCGAGCGAGCACCCCGTGATCGACCTGAAGCCGAACGACACCGTCGTGCTCGCCAGCTCCCTGATCCCCGGCAACGAGAACTCGGTCTACCGCGTGATCAACGGGCTGACCCGGCTCGGGGCCAAGGTCGTGCACAAGGGCAACGCCCTGGTCCACGTCTCCGGCCACGCCAGCGCGGGCGAGCTGCTCTACTGCTACAACATCGTCAAGCCGCGCAACGTCATGCCGGTCCACGGCGAGGCGCGCCACCTCGTGGCCAACGCCGACCTCGCGGTGCAGACGGGTGTCCCGCGCAAGCGCACGATCCTGGCCGAGGACGGCACCGTGGTCGACCTGCACAGGGGCAAGGCCTCCGTGGTCGGCAAGGTCGACGCCGCGTACATCTTCGTGGACGGCGCCACGGTCGGTGACATCTCCGAGGCCGCGCTGACCGACCGCAGGATCCTCGGCGAGGAGGGCTTCGTGTCCATCGTCGCGGTCGTCGACACCCGGACGGGCAAGGTCGTCAGCGGTCCCGACATCCACGCGCGCGGGTTCGTGGAGGGCGACACGGTGTTCGACCCCGTCCGCCCGCAGATCGTCACCGCGCTCGAGGCGGCGCTGGCCGACGGGACCGACGACACCTACCAGCTGCAGCAGGTCATCCGGCGGCGGATGGGGCGCTGGGTCAACGACACGCTCCGTCGGCGGCCGATGATCGTGCCGGTGGTCATCCAGACCTGA
- a CDS encoding sugar porter family MFS transporter, which produces MAAETDRTDQTDETDQSQQTEGDGASGVSQALTGRMLMAAVVSAISALLYGYDTGIISGALLQIRRDFETGNGMEQVIAASILFGAVLGAFTCSQLSERQGRRKTILIVSGVFVLGTLLCSVAPNATALSLARIVLGFAVGGATQVVPMYVAELAPARKRGRLVLTFQLGIGVGIVLATLVGASEASPWRVSVGAAAVPAAIMLVLMLRLPESPRWLVKADRRDDAREALRGVREDGSDLDAELDEIVGLEEEERSAGRENRGWRGLRKPWVRPALVVGCGIAVFTQLSGIEMIIYYAPTILTDNGFSESAALRVSLALGVTYLVMMIVGLTIVDKVGRRRLTLIMVPGAALALAVLGTLFVTGHSGRGDIGLIVACLVVFMFFNAGGLQLMGWLTGSEIYPLGVRSAGTSAQSMTLWATNMLITLTVLTMIEGIGVGPTMWVYAGFNVAAWIFVFLRMPELTGHSLEGIESRLREGRFKPKDF; this is translated from the coding sequence ATGGCGGCTGAGACCGACCGGACCGACCAGACCGACGAGACCGACCAGTCCCAGCAGACCGAGGGAGACGGCGCCTCCGGCGTCTCCCAGGCGCTCACCGGGCGGATGCTCATGGCGGCCGTGGTCTCGGCGATCTCCGCGCTGCTGTACGGCTACGACACCGGCATCATCTCCGGCGCGCTGCTGCAGATCCGGCGCGACTTCGAGACCGGCAACGGCATGGAGCAGGTGATCGCGGCCAGCATTCTCTTCGGCGCGGTGCTCGGCGCCTTCACCTGCAGCCAGCTCTCGGAGCGGCAGGGCCGCCGCAAGACGATCCTCATCGTCTCCGGGGTGTTCGTGCTGGGCACGCTGCTCTGCTCCGTCGCCCCCAACGCGACGGCGCTCTCGCTGGCCCGGATCGTGCTCGGGTTCGCGGTGGGCGGCGCGACCCAGGTCGTCCCGATGTACGTGGCCGAGCTCGCGCCGGCCCGCAAGCGCGGACGCCTCGTGCTCACCTTCCAGCTCGGCATCGGCGTCGGCATCGTGCTCGCCACCCTGGTCGGCGCCAGCGAGGCCTCGCCCTGGCGCGTCTCGGTGGGAGCCGCCGCGGTGCCGGCGGCGATCATGCTCGTCCTGATGCTTCGGCTGCCCGAGAGCCCGCGCTGGCTGGTCAAGGCCGACCGGCGCGACGACGCCCGGGAGGCCCTGCGCGGCGTGCGCGAGGACGGCAGCGACCTCGACGCCGAGCTCGACGAGATCGTGGGCCTCGAGGAGGAGGAGCGCTCCGCCGGGCGGGAGAACCGCGGCTGGCGCGGTCTGCGGAAGCCCTGGGTCCGCCCGGCGCTGGTCGTGGGCTGCGGCATCGCCGTCTTCACCCAGCTCAGCGGCATCGAGATGATCATTTACTACGCGCCCACGATCCTGACCGACAACGGCTTCTCCGAGAGCGCCGCCCTGCGGGTCAGCCTCGCGCTGGGCGTGACCTACCTGGTGATGATGATCGTGGGCCTGACGATCGTCGACAAGGTCGGGCGCCGTCGGCTCACGCTGATCATGGTCCCGGGCGCCGCGCTCGCCCTGGCCGTGCTCGGCACGCTGTTCGTCACCGGCCACAGCGGCCGCGGCGACATCGGCCTGATCGTCGCCTGCCTGGTCGTGTTCATGTTCTTCAACGCCGGTGGGCTGCAGCTGATGGGCTGGCTGACGGGCAGCGAGATCTACCCGCTGGGCGTGCGCAGCGCCGGCACGAGCGCCCAGTCGATGACGTTGTGGGCCACGAACATGCTGATCACCCTGACCGTGCTGACCATGATCGAGGGCATCGGCGTCGGCCCGACCATGTGGGTCTACGCCGGCTTCAACGTGGCGGCCTGGATCTTCGTCTTCCTGCGCATGCCCGAGCTGACCGGGCACAGCCTCGAGGGTATCGAGAGCCGGCTGCGCGAGGGCCGCTTCAAGCCCAAGGACTTCTGA
- the coaD gene encoding pantetheine-phosphate adenylyltransferase — MTTAACPGSFDPVTLGHLDVIGRTAALVEHVVVAVGRNASKRSLFSAEERVAMLREVCAPWPNVTVELLDGMLVDFCTSRGITVVSKGLRSAADTDYEVQMAQLNRRLSGVDTLFLATSPELSFVSSTRVRELAAYGADLSALVPPLVAERTRAKVRAGS; from the coding sequence ATGACGACCGCCGCCTGCCCCGGCTCCTTCGACCCGGTGACCCTCGGCCACCTCGACGTGATCGGCCGCACCGCCGCCCTGGTCGAGCACGTGGTCGTGGCGGTCGGGCGCAATGCCAGCAAGCGCTCGCTGTTCAGCGCCGAGGAGCGCGTGGCCATGCTGCGCGAGGTCTGCGCGCCCTGGCCGAACGTGACCGTGGAGCTGCTCGACGGGATGCTCGTCGACTTCTGCACGAGCCGCGGGATCACCGTGGTGAGCAAGGGGCTGCGCAGCGCGGCCGACACCGACTACGAGGTGCAGATGGCGCAGCTGAACCGCCGGCTCAGCGGGGTCGACACGCTCTTCCTCGCCACGTCGCCCGAGCTGTCCTTCGTCTCCTCGACCCGGGTCCGCGAGCTCGCGGCGTACGGCGCGGACCTCTCCGCCCTCGTGCCGCCGCTGGTCGCGGAGCGCACCCGGGCCAAGGTGCGCGCCGGGTCCTGA
- a CDS encoding GNAT family N-acetyltransferase, producing MPEPQPVADSVRLAWPGEASAVAAVQRRAWLDLPPELGGALLAEVDEPAMVRAWEQVLARPADARRRVLVAVAGQGRVVGFATTGPSDDPDARAGADGEVDQFWVDPPARRQGHGSRLLNACADTLRADGFARARWWVLAGDVELRRFLAVAGWEPDGASRTIGAEDGSVTLEQLRLHAGLGA from the coding sequence GTGCCCGAACCCCAGCCCGTCGCGGACTCCGTACGGCTCGCCTGGCCGGGCGAGGCGTCCGCGGTCGCGGCGGTGCAGCGCCGGGCCTGGCTCGACCTGCCGCCGGAGCTCGGCGGCGCGCTGCTCGCCGAGGTCGACGAGCCGGCCATGGTGCGGGCCTGGGAGCAGGTGCTGGCCCGTCCGGCCGACGCCCGCCGTCGCGTCCTCGTCGCCGTGGCGGGCCAGGGCCGGGTGGTGGGCTTCGCGACGACCGGCCCCTCGGACGACCCGGACGCCCGGGCCGGGGCGGACGGCGAGGTGGACCAGTTCTGGGTCGACCCGCCGGCACGGCGCCAGGGCCACGGCTCCCGCCTCCTGAACGCCTGCGCCGACACCCTGCGGGCCGACGGCTTCGCCCGCGCCCGGTGGTGGGTGCTCGCCGGTGACGTCGAGCTGCGCCGGTTCCTCGCCGTGGCGGGCTGGGAGCCCGACGGCGCGAGCCGCACGATCGGCGCCGAGGACGGCTCGGTCACGCTCGAGCAGCTCCGCCTGCACGCGGGCCTCGGGGCGTGA
- a CDS encoding LmeA family phospholipid-binding protein, whose amino-acid sequence MSRRRPRGERGAAGARFAIVFVVVAAVLAGLFYAGDAYAHRRVEREVAATLQGELGTPGLPSVEIEGRPFLTQVVARRLREVHVVADDVGRTNGAALPVAHVDLTLRDLTTTDWWRTMNVARADGTALVDHAALAQVAGVPLTYAGDGRYRIEADQSLYGLTVKATVTGGLALDVAAQTVTLSDPTIQVAGYTLPDVVADQLIKAVVRPIPLEGIPFELQVSSVDARDDGLHVGLTGADVPIRR is encoded by the coding sequence GTGAGCCGTCGCCGACCGCGGGGCGAGCGCGGGGCGGCCGGGGCGCGGTTCGCGATCGTCTTCGTCGTCGTGGCCGCCGTGCTCGCCGGCCTGTTCTACGCCGGGGACGCGTACGCCCACCGCCGCGTCGAGCGCGAGGTCGCGGCGACGCTGCAGGGCGAGCTGGGCACGCCCGGTCTGCCGAGCGTGGAGATCGAGGGCCGTCCCTTCCTGACCCAGGTCGTCGCCCGGCGCCTCCGGGAGGTGCACGTGGTGGCCGACGACGTCGGCCGGACGAACGGCGCCGCGCTGCCCGTCGCGCACGTGGACCTGACCCTGCGTGACCTCACCACCACCGACTGGTGGAGGACCATGAACGTCGCCCGCGCCGACGGGACCGCGCTCGTGGACCACGCCGCGCTGGCGCAGGTCGCCGGCGTGCCCCTCACGTACGCCGGCGACGGGCGCTACCGGATCGAGGCCGACCAGAGCCTCTACGGCCTCACGGTCAAGGCGACGGTCACCGGAGGCCTCGCGCTCGACGTCGCCGCCCAGACCGTGACGCTGTCGGACCCGACGATCCAGGTCGCGGGCTACACGCTGCCCGACGTCGTCGCCGACCAGCTGATCAAGGCCGTCGTCCGCCCGATCCCGCTCGAGGGCATCCCCTTCGAGCTCCAGGTGAGCTCGGTCGACGCCCGCGACGACGGGCTCCACGTGGGGCTGACGGGCGCGGACGTCCCGATCCGGCGCTGA
- a CDS encoding YceD family protein produces the protein MKPSQHPVDPRSPLVFDVRALGRRAGAMTTVRTSVPAPAGLGNDVIGVPEGAPVELDLRFEAVVEGVLVTGTAELEAVGECVRCLTEVRAPVDVDVQELFVHDASREEGYEDEDEVSVLSGDYVDLQPVLRDDVVLDLPFQPLCRPDCAGLCPTCGVRLDDHPGHHHDDAVDARWAALGALDLDDVADAAPDGVEQAAPHPYNRPGPSQGEELSR, from the coding sequence ATGAAGCCGTCCCAGCACCCGGTCGACCCCCGCTCGCCGCTGGTCTTCGACGTCCGCGCGCTCGGCCGTCGCGCCGGGGCCATGACGACGGTGCGGACGAGCGTGCCCGCGCCGGCGGGCCTGGGCAACGACGTCATCGGCGTGCCCGAGGGCGCTCCGGTCGAGCTCGACCTGCGCTTCGAGGCCGTCGTCGAGGGCGTGCTCGTCACGGGCACGGCCGAGCTGGAGGCCGTGGGCGAGTGCGTGCGCTGCCTCACCGAGGTGCGGGCGCCGGTCGACGTCGACGTCCAGGAGCTCTTCGTCCACGACGCCTCCCGCGAGGAGGGCTACGAGGACGAGGACGAGGTCAGCGTCCTGTCGGGCGACTACGTCGACCTCCAGCCGGTGCTGCGCGACGACGTCGTGCTCGACCTGCCCTTCCAGCCGCTGTGCCGGCCGGACTGCGCGGGCCTGTGCCCGACCTGCGGCGTCCGGCTCGACGACCACCCCGGCCACCACCACGACGACGCCGTCGACGCGCGCTGGGCGGCCCTCGGCGCGCTCGACCTCGACGACGTTGCCGACGCGGCACCCGACGGGGTGGAGCAAGCCGCTCCGCATCCGTACAATCGACCCGGCCCATCGCAGGGCGAGGAACTGTCCCGCTGA
- the rnc gene encoding ribonuclease III, with translation MSGAPAGRLPARQLLVELGLELDPGLLERTLTHRSYAYEQGGLPTNERLEFLGDSVLGLVVTEHLYTTYPDLSEGQLAKLRAAVVNSRALADVARGLDLGAQVHLGRGEESTGGRDKSSILADTMEALIGAVFLGHGIDQARRFVHHLFDPLMAEVATRGAGLDWKTSLQEIASLSGMGVPAYRVVESGPDHAKSFAATVSVDDLQYGPGAGRNKKEAEQNAAALAFADLKARQGDAALDGAAQGTSA, from the coding sequence GTGTCAGGGGCGCCCGCGGGGCGGCTGCCGGCCCGGCAGCTGCTGGTCGAGCTCGGGCTCGAGCTCGACCCAGGGCTCCTCGAGCGCACCCTGACGCACCGCTCGTACGCCTACGAGCAGGGCGGCCTGCCGACGAACGAGCGGCTCGAGTTCCTCGGGGACTCGGTGCTCGGGCTCGTCGTGACCGAGCACCTCTACACGACCTACCCCGACCTGTCGGAGGGTCAGCTCGCCAAGCTGCGCGCCGCGGTGGTCAACTCGCGCGCGCTGGCGGACGTGGCCCGGGGTCTCGACCTCGGCGCCCAGGTCCACCTGGGGCGCGGCGAGGAGAGCACCGGCGGGCGCGACAAGTCCTCGATCCTGGCCGACACGATGGAGGCCCTGATCGGGGCCGTCTTCCTCGGCCACGGCATCGACCAGGCGCGTCGCTTCGTGCACCACCTCTTCGACCCGCTCATGGCCGAGGTCGCCACCCGTGGCGCCGGCCTGGACTGGAAGACGAGCCTGCAGGAGATCGCGTCGCTGTCGGGCATGGGCGTGCCCGCGTACCGGGTCGTCGAGTCGGGCCCTGACCACGCGAAGAGCTTCGCCGCGACCGTGTCGGTCGACGACCTGCAGTACGGCCCCGGGGCCGGGCGCAACAAGAAGGAGGCCGAGCAGAACGCGGCCGCCCTCGCCTTCGCCGACCTCAAGGCCCGCCAGGGTGACGCCGCCCTCGACGGCGCCGCCCAGGGCACCTCGGCCTGA